A region of Periophthalmus magnuspinnatus isolate fPerMag1 chromosome 13, fPerMag1.2.pri, whole genome shotgun sequence DNA encodes the following proteins:
- the LOC117380601 gene encoding 4-galactosyl-N-acetylglucosaminide 3-alpha-L-fucosyltransferase 9-like: MQWNLAVRASALRHLLTHGARALRRASSSVPVATSVFFLLLCACLLYLPELHQDPPNSAANRGVTLLIWTHPFGHYRKLPDCWARYQIEGCTLTDDPLEYPNVDAVVIHHREIATGAAELPAEPRPRAQKWIWMNYESPTHTPALWRFEGKFNLTLTYRADSNIFLPYGYLEPEITRNPDAHLLHAPSRARLQRPHLVAWVISNWSDSQARVAFFYELQRYVRIDVFGRVGLPLAAGSGSVVRLLSSYQFYLALENSQHPDYITEKLWNAVVAGAVPVVLGASRRNYERFLPPNAFIHVNDFPSVRGLARYLLMVRRNPSRLWHHLDWREGYSTVQPSFWAHHYCSACRAVRKSIGTTQVVHSLERWFWSDPGLSHSHSWERRGL; this comes from the coding sequence ATGCAGTGGAACTTGGCTGTTAGGGCTAGTGCTCTCCGACATCTACTCACACATGGTGCGCGTGCTCTGAGAAGAGCAAGCTCCTCTGTGCCTGTGGCCACATCAGTTTTCTTTCTGCTTCTTTGTGCGTGTCTGCTTTACCTACCAGAGTTACATCAAGATCCCCCGAATTCAGCTGCAAACAGGGGCGTAACGCTATTAATCTGGACGCATCCATTCGGTCACTATCGTAAGCTTCCGGACTGCTGGGCACGGTACCAGATTGAGGGGTGCACGCTTACAGACGACCCTTTGGAGTACCCTAACGTGGACGCTGTGGTTATCCATCACCGGGAGATTGCTACAGGTGCTGCAGAACTTCCAGCGGAGCCGCGTCCTCGTGCGCAAAAATGGATTTGGATGAACTATGAGTCTCCCACGCACACACCTGCTTTGTGGCGATTTGAGGGTAAATTCAACCTGACGCTGACCTATCGCGCGGACTCGAACATTTTTTTGCCTTATGGTTATCTAGAACCGGAGATCACACGGAACCCTGACGCGCACCTGCTGCATGCTCCTTCGCGCGCACGTCTCCAACGTCCTCACCTTGTGGCATGGGTCATCAGCAACTGGTCAGACTCACAAGCTCGCGTGGCTTTCTTCTACGAGCTTCAACGTTATGTGCGCATAGACGTTTTTGGACGAGTGGGTCTCCCACTGGCTGCGGGTAGTGGAAGCGTTGTACGACTCCTGTCCAGCTACCAGTTTTACCTTGCACTAGAGAACTCTCAACACCCTGACTACATCACAGAGAAGCTGTGGAACGCAGTAGTAGCAGGGGCAGTGCCTGTAGTCCTCGGTGCGTCACGGCGTAATTATGAGCGTTTTCTGCCGCCGAATGCTTTCATCCACGTAAACGACTTCCCCTCAGTGCGCGGCTTGGCCCGATACCTGCTCATGGTCCGCCGTAACCCAAGTAGACTATGGCACCATCTGGACTGGAGGGAAGGGTACAGCACTGTGCAGCCCTCGTTCTGGGCCCACCACTACTGCAGTGCCTGCAGGGCCGTGCGCAAAAGCATTGGCACCACACAGGTGGTCCATAGTCTGGAGCGGTGGTTCTGGTCCGATCCAGGCTTATCACACTCACATTCCTGGGAAAGACGAGGTCTCTAA